A single window of Rubripirellula tenax DNA harbors:
- a CDS encoding DUF2314 domain-containing protein, translated as MLLQMEHQPSRPGDGRRYPTEIKQMNDDADLIPVFMPALGAILIAAEDKKGEPLTNDEALTIRDNAACIMMTLADAAKLAESRGYDDLDPENCWYDWQMLRRELDRKPDLDPGARVDMFRASDPAYQECVANARATLDEFRSMMPRFDSHSCLIKTKLDDGESSGFVWLFNATASDSGFTAELFEVPPSVPLLSVGQVFDIADADVVDWMINDDGTLYGGFSLRYHRANLPPDERPAFDAHVGVTNYGSPGTPPTSHP; from the coding sequence GTGTTATTACAAATGGAACATCAACCGTCCCGGCCCGGTGATGGCAGACGTTATCCGACTGAAATCAAACAGATGAATGACGATGCTGACCTTATCCCGGTATTCATGCCAGCACTTGGTGCGATCCTTATCGCAGCCGAGGACAAGAAGGGCGAGCCGTTAACGAATGATGAGGCTCTCACTATTCGCGACAATGCCGCTTGCATTATGATGACGCTTGCCGATGCTGCCAAGCTGGCCGAGTCTCGTGGCTATGACGATCTTGATCCGGAAAATTGCTGGTACGACTGGCAGATGCTCCGACGCGAACTGGACCGTAAGCCTGACCTCGATCCCGGTGCGCGTGTGGATATGTTCCGCGCCTCCGACCCTGCATACCAAGAATGCGTTGCTAACGCACGCGCAACGCTCGATGAGTTTCGCTCAATGATGCCGCGATTCGATTCGCATTCCTGCCTAATTAAAACGAAACTTGATGACGGCGAGTCGAGCGGTTTTGTCTGGCTGTTCAACGCGACAGCTTCCGACTCTGGATTCACCGCTGAACTATTTGAGGTTCCACCGTCCGTTCCGCTGCTGTCTGTCGGCCAAGTATTCGACATTGCCGACGCTGACGTGGTTGACTGGATGATTAACGATGATGGCACGCTGTACGGTGGGTTTTCATTGCGGTACCATCGTGCAAACCTTCCGCCTGACGAACGTCCGGCGTTTGACGCACACGTTGGTGTCACAAATTACGGATCTCCAGGAACACCACCCACTTCCCACCCGTGA